A genomic stretch from Streptomyces sp. QL37 includes:
- a CDS encoding alpha-ketoacid dehydrogenase subunit beta: MAAEKMSIAKALNESLRKALETDPKVLIMGEDVGKLGGVFRITDGLQKDFGEDRVIDTPLAESGIVGTAIGLALRGYRPIVEIQFDGFVFPAYDQIVTQLAKMHARALGKIKMPVVIRIPYGGGIGAVEHHSESPEALFAHVAGLKVVSPSNASDAYWMMQQAVQSDDPIIFFEPKRRYWDKGELDTESIPGPLHKAAVAREGSDLTLVAYGPMVKVCLEAAAAAQEEGKSIEVLDLRSMSPIDFDAVQTSVEKTRRLVVVHEAPVFYGSGAEIAARITERCFYHLEAPVLRVGGYHAPYPPARLEDEYLPGLDRVLDAVDRSLAY, from the coding sequence ATGGCCGCTGAGAAGATGTCCATCGCGAAGGCGCTCAACGAGTCGCTGCGCAAGGCGCTCGAGACCGACCCCAAGGTCCTCATCATGGGTGAGGACGTCGGCAAGCTCGGCGGGGTCTTCCGCATCACGGACGGGCTCCAGAAGGACTTCGGCGAGGACCGGGTCATCGACACCCCGCTCGCGGAGTCCGGCATCGTCGGTACGGCGATCGGCCTGGCCCTGCGCGGATACCGCCCGATCGTCGAGATCCAGTTCGACGGCTTCGTCTTCCCCGCGTACGACCAGATCGTCACGCAGCTCGCGAAGATGCACGCCCGGGCCCTCGGCAAGATCAAGATGCCCGTCGTCATCCGCATCCCGTACGGCGGCGGCATCGGTGCCGTCGAGCACCACAGCGAGTCGCCCGAGGCGCTGTTCGCGCACGTGGCGGGCCTGAAGGTCGTCTCGCCGTCCAACGCGAGCGATGCCTACTGGATGATGCAGCAGGCCGTCCAGAGCGACGACCCGATCATCTTCTTCGAGCCCAAGCGGCGCTACTGGGACAAGGGGGAGCTCGACACCGAGTCCATCCCCGGTCCGCTCCACAAGGCCGCCGTGGCCCGTGAGGGCTCCGACCTCACGCTCGTCGCGTACGGCCCGATGGTGAAGGTCTGCCTGGAGGCGGCCGCCGCCGCGCAGGAGGAGGGCAAGTCGATCGAGGTCCTGGACCTGCGGTCGATGTCCCCGATCGACTTCGACGCCGTGCAGACCTCGGTCGAGAAGACCCGCCGGCTCGTGGTGGTCCACGAGGCGCCGGTGTTCTACGGCTCCGGGGCGGAGATCGCGGCCCGGATCACCGAGCGCTGCTTCTACCACCTCGAAGCGCCGGTGCTGCGGGTCGGCGGCTACCACGCCCCCTACCCGCCGGCCCGGCTCGAGGACGAGTACCTGCCCGGGCTCGACAGGGTGCTCGACGCCGTCGACCGCTCGCTGGCGTACTGA